The region ATCTaacagaacccctttgggatgtggtaaaCACAagattcacagcatgaaagTGCTCCTGAAAAAAATCTACCAGCATTGcatgatgcaatcatgtcaacatggaccagaatgTCAAAGGagtgtttccaacatcttgtggaattcATACCAAGAACAAATGAGGGAATTTTGAGAGCAAAAACCCAGTATTAGTAAGGTGCTCAACTTGTTAGGAAAAATAACTGACACGAAATGCCTTACGAAAAGGTCTTTGTGTTTTAGCATTGAGAATCACACTTGGTTGTAGACAATGGTAAATGTTGGTTTATTACTTTACAGGATGGAGTTGTTGACTTCCGAGAGTATGCGACAGCCATCAGTATGCTGATAGAAGGCTCATCAGTAGAGAAATTACGATGGTCATTCCGGCTCTATGACAAGGACAAGGATGGAGCCATAACACGATCAGAAATGCTTGAGATCATGCAGGTGGGGCCCTTGTTCAGCATGTGTGCTCAACGTATAATAAGGTGACTGTTTTAAAAATCACTTGTTCAGACACTCCTTCTAATTGAGAATTCTAGTCATCCAACATTTGTACCTGACCTGACTAATGCTCGTGTGGCCAAATGCAAAGGCTTGTGCAAAGCCATTCCaggagagtagaggctgttacggCAGTAAATGTGGGACAAGCTCCTTATTAGTTTCTGTCTACAAACTTTGGACATATAGCATATTGTATTGTGTCAGTCTATGTTTGCTTTGTATGAAGAAAACAGGTGAACACTGGAATCACAGTGACTTCTCACTTGGCACCGATGTTTCAACAATTAGATGCTTCAGTTTTCTTATTCATGCAAAAGAGGTTTTCACTACCTCCGTACTCCGTTAGAGGGCAACAGAGACCTACTTTGCCAACATGTCCTGCTTGTTGTCAGGCTGTGTACAAGATGAGTGTTGCAGCCTCCCTGACCAAACCTAATTCACTGACTGCTGAGGAATGCACCAACAGGATATTCGTACGACTGGACAAAGACAACAATGGTAAGGTGATGTGGAGGGGTACAGAATTATTGCCCTTAATGAAATTTAACTCAATTTGTTGGGCTTACACTGGCATTGCATTGCATGACACCCATAGGGTGAATGTGAATGTGGTAGCTCTAAGTGACAACTTATCTCAATTAATGAGAAAGCAGAACCTATTTGTGCTTTTCCTCCATCTCCACAGCCATCATCAGTCTGGAGGAGTTCATTGAGGGAGCGCTGGATGATGAATGGATAAGAGAGATGCTAGAATGTGACCCCAACACGGTGAAGGTGGAAAAATCCCTTAAGGGCAATTCAGTAGTCTAGAGCTTTGAGTTCATTGAAGGATGAAAGATGTCATATGTACTAGTGCACTGGAAAGTAGTTCTATGTATGTAggatataaaatgtaaaattgtgtGCACGCTAATCAAGTTCTATAATAAAAGTGGAGTGTTTTATGAGTAACTTGAAGTTTAAGCATTTTGAGCTCATCATTGATATTAgacattattatttacatcagAAAAATAGGACAGTGCATTGCTCCGGCTTTTTATAACAGCATTGCTACTGAACTAACTGACTAGTGCTTGCTTCCTCAGCCTTATTACAGTCGTCTTGCAGCATGAAGTTGTGACGCTGTGTAATCACTATGTTTTCAGTTGACACTCTATATAACTTTGGTAACTTGattgaaaaatgtttcaaacaTGCTGTTAAAcgtttaaattatatattttgcaGTACCTTTTACCTGTGATTGTAATGTTCCTAAACAATTAGAATAGGCTGCATTGATTTTCAGACCGAGTGTTATCGTTTCCACTGTTTAGGATGCCTTAGAAGGATTCCCTGCTTGACAATACAAAAGATGTCTCACTGTTAAATATGCCTTTTAaccaaaaataaacagtttaatGTGGTGATTCCAGGCCACTGCTTCTTCCTTCACAGGTCTTTCACACACTGCCATTTAACACAAAGGCACAAATCTTGTGCTTTAGCACAGGAGTGTTGAACCCCACTAAAAGGCCCATATTAAAAATCCCAACAATTCTGTGGACCAGAGAACGCCTCTgtattcatttctttaaaaaaaatttgctATGACCTAAACTGAccattgtttatattttgcagTCTATATTTTGCATCTATATTTTGCAGTAGCAGCTtcggcatattttgaataaacaatggtcaGTTTAGGTGGGGATTTTTAATATGGGCCTACAAGTGGAGTTCGTCACTCCTGTGCTAAAGCACAACATTTGTGCCTTTGTGTCAAATGGCAGTTTGAAATATTCaaacccagtggtggacagtaactaagtaaatgtaattcattactgtacttaagtagttttttcatgtatctgtactttactgaagtatttccattttgggcgactttttactttcactccactacatttcaaagtcaaatatcttactttttactccactagaCTGttagaaatctgtcgttccttttggactatgtgtatataaaaacgtaacatgccaaaaaaaaagaagcgcaaagcaagaacaccagcCAGGCCACAGCGGTCACTTTATTCTGagtttgttttgacctgttggtcataccaacccaatGCAAGCACACGGctcaacgtcagcacagcagcataaACATTTGGTAGTACATACATCTACCTAAATGGTAGGATGGATgtaactaacctaactttgtgtaaatagaccacaatatagaaatatgtccacatatgcagtcgagactgacgtgtttctttttttctgaacttatacaaacactttcattttatagtaaattagtttcggttagtttatgtttatgaatagaggcctacagatcaatacagtaatgGAAaactaatattaattaatattaattaatattaatcttaaactgaaactttgcttgtgtgtaaaaagtgatttcagagccactcggttctccctgatggaaactgtttaccttcagtgttttgtgcttctgatcattttaatagacgtcagcgtcactaattaatgacgttctattaaaagactggtttaccaagagagacgctggaggactttcacctgaaatgagttcatgaagccagtcttgttataaaaatgataacaggacatcagtcataattaatcttttagtacttttactttatacttaagtacatttgaaggcaaatactttagtacttttactcaagtggaggtctagagtaaggacttctacttttactggagtaatattttaccttgggggtctctactttaactcaagtacatgatttgtgtccAACCTCCACACCACCCCTGCATATTTATTACTAATTAGCTAAAGCTATGCTGTTTGCACATTCATGAAAGCTAAAATAAGCGCTGCTCTCTGTGCTGCATGAATGTACAGCtttaacctacagcagtttaccaCAGTAAACATTAGCCTGCTGGCTGATGTGTTATTCAGCCGCAGACCGTTGGAGCTCCGCCATGTTTACTTCACAGACACAGCGAACTGTAGACCTCAACTGGAAATGGGGTTTTGTTTAGCCAGTTTACAACCTGCACTGCAACTAACAACAGTTATCTGAATAAAATAAGGCAAAGTTTGACGACTTTGAAGGTGACTGGAAGCAACAAAAGTTCAGCACTTTTCTCACCACTTACAAACGAACTGCGCAGGAAACACTAAATAACCGGCATGTCAGTGGGAAGAATATCTTGGgggtcagtcgtgggctggaagttagggaactggccctgtgaccggaaggttgccggttcaatccccagggccgacagcacaggGCCCCCCCCCCCAGGGCCCCAGggccccagggccgacagcacatgactgaggtgtccttgagcaagacacctaacccccaactgctgcccaccgttctgggcaagtgttctcactgccccctagtgtgtatatgtgtgtatatgtgtgtgtgtgtgtgtgtgtgtgtgtgtgtgtgtgtgtgtgtgtgtgtgtgtattcactagtgtgtatgtggtgtttcaagggttgaatgcggaggtggaatttccccgtttgtgggattaataaagtatcacttaacttatccAGTTTCCCCACCAACAATCagcaacacattaacaacatgtACTTTGAGGTGGATTTTCAGAGCGGCTTCCCCCAAATCTGAGCACGTGTCAGTTATAAAAGAGTTATAAATGAGACGAATCTGAAAACGTGCCCGCCTCAACCGTCTACAACTGCAGCCTTAAATCTTTCCTCGGAAACTCTGAAACCGGCTTCACTTTGGCTCCACAGAACTGCCCATGGCGACTCTCGTGCCAATCCCACTGGATTTGGGGCGGGCTTTTCCCAACCAGTGACGCAGTCACGTCCACAGCTCCCTGTCGACATGGCGCAGGGTGAGGGGGAGCACGAAGCGCTGTTGGGAGAACCAAccctgtaaaaataaataaaaagtagtaACACATAAAGCGGCGAGAGACGTCCCGGATCGACCGCACATCATCTTTTGATTTGTAGGCGCCAGTTCAGCTACTGGTAAGTTGTTTTTAAAGTAGCGGTCCGTGTAAACAGGCCGAGTCTAACTTTCTTCTGAGACTCTACTTCCAGAACTTGCTGAGTGGACTTGGTGTGGTCTCCTCGGCAGATGGGCTGCGTTATGGATTCACTAACGCTAATTGTCGTATTATTGAAACGAAAGGTTGGCTGAGGCCCATGAAGATATGGCATGTACTTATCTTTAACGACTGGTTCTATCGGCAGTAACGCAATGTGCTGTTTCCTTAGCCCGGGGGACTTCGTGTGATTCCGCAGAAACGCTTTGCCGTCGCCGCTGACTAAATCTTTTTAGAGAGAAAAGATGCCGAGGTTATTATCTGcgctctccatccaatacctGAAAAGAAGTCGTGAGTTTTCGGTAACTGAACGACCGAAGTGCTGGTGGCAGACTTGGGCTGTCGTCCACGTAATCACGACGGAAACAGACGGTTTAATGTTCCCTTAGGGAGTAGGGAGGCATTTCTCCAGGCCGCCTGTGCTTCACTTACCTGCTCTAACGCGGGGAAGCTGTTATTCTCGCCCAGCCACTTGCAGCAATATGAATGAACTGGGAAAAGTGCAATCAGGTCCGCGCTTAATAAATCACAGCAAGTCTGGTTTGATTTAGTGGCTGTTATTGGCAttgatatataatgtttttgaagtgtatgtatatgttataCAGCTagttacaacacattctccttcaatctgaacAATCATTTCAGCTGGCAAGAATCGTTTTCTACAGTTTAtattaggtgtgtgtgtgtgtgtgtgtgtgtgtgtgtgtgtgtatatatgtgtgtatatatatatatatatatatatatatatatatatatatatatatatatatatatatatacagaggctaaatacatacatacatacatacatatatacacatatacatacatatgtgtatatatgtatgtatgtatgtatgtatttatgtatttagcctctgtagtgtagtggttatcaCGTTCGCCTCACACACGAAAGGTCCTCGGTTCGAAACCGGGCAGAAACAAAGCGCGcctttggggcagtcatgggctggaggttagggatctggccctgtgaccggaaggttgccggttcaatccccagcgccgacagtccatgactgaggtgtccttgagcaagacacctaacccccaactgctccccgggcgccgtggatagggctgcccaccgctccgggcaagtgtgctcactgcccctagtgtgtgtgttcactatgtgtgtatgtgtttcacttgcatggatgggttaaatgcggagatggaatttccccggttgtgggatcaaaaacagtatcacttatgttatttgcatgtgtatatatatatatatatatgtgtgtgtgtgtatgtgtatgtatgtatgggcatacacacacaccgtcACTAACAAGGAAATATGGCACAGTTATGCATATAAACAGTATGAATGAAATTATACAGTCAAATGCTCTGCTACAGGTCATTTTGAAATGACTGTACAGTTTAGGTAACGTAAGagctgcagtgctgctgaaacTGAAGCGTGGAAGTAGAAATTTGTCACTGTGTAACCACAGTTTTCTCACTGTGGTTGTGTATGAGCAAAGAGATGTTTAACTAAGCGTAGTGGactttttgatttattttatttattttttcctctgtaTGCTATAGATAGCCAAGCAGCTCTTCTCCCTTCCATGCAGTTGAGAGGGTCTGAAATAAGTGATATTCTTCTGTGTCAGTCTGGCTTGGAATAGGAGCCTGTTATTTATGGCTTATTTAAAATCAGGGTCAGATGGACATCCGTGAGTATAAGAGCTGACAGTCTCCGTATTGATTGGCTGCCCATGTTTAAAATATCTTAGTAACACTCAGAGTGGCCTACACGCTTAAACAGACGATtcctcaggttttttttttttttttgtaaaggcaatggttctttttagaaccatgTGTTTAGatagagccatttcatgcttaaatggttatttgcatgccaagcttgtaacaatagaaaatgtAAAGCTTGTGGGAATGGAAGAAACCTTTGGGGCTATGTAGagccattttcagaaaggttctaaatagaaccacatacaacgcGTTCTCCCTGAAGAGTCAGATCACCTTCTGtttagcatgcaaatggttctatatagagctgaTGGTTCTTGACTTGAACTGAGGCCTTTActgaggaacccttgaagaaccatagtTCTTAAGCGTGTAGTCATAGATCCTGTCCTTCTTTTACTTTTTCGTGTGCTGTGAAAAGACAATATTCCCTACTTAACTCTGTCTGGGGCTGTGTAACGTCACCTGTGTGCTATAGCTGGAAAGACAAGTGCTGCTCTTTTGGGCTTACAGTGGTGCACTGTCTTAAAAACTGGAAATCAGAACAGCTTATGTTTCTCTCTATAAAGTGTGGCGTCAGGCCTAAACCAAAATAACACAGCAGTTTGCCCCCTGAGTTATAATTAAAAACTTGACATTTGAGTGCTTGTCACATGGCACATTTTTGAGCATGTCGATAAGGAATATCTGACTATTGGTTTGTGGTAAGGAAGGGTACAGATATGTTGCCTTTCTTAATGTAGTTGTTATGATATGGAATCTGTACTACAAGATGAGAGATCTATAGTACACGTGCTTTAGAACCTGAAGAGTTTCATTCGGTTTTTCTGCCCATGCTGCTTGTTTCTGCTTCTACATGCATGACTTAAAGTAAGTTTGCTGACCTAGGACTTGCCTGACGCAAgtacttgtattttttttttttccgggACAAAGGACCTGAAGGCTGGTATGTTTTTCCCAGCATGTGCCAGTGAAGGTTTGTTTCTGTCAGCCAGTTTGGAGTTCATAGTAGGACAGTAGTTAatacagcagagccagtgaagTGTAGCCCAGAGGCACCAAGCCTGATGGATCTCAGAGGCCattagggttttttttcttattatttttcacGCTTGTTACTCACCATTGCAGGAAAGCATGACTATTGCTCTAAGGCGTGCTTAGAGGGAGAGCAAAATGGAGGGAAATATTTGCATTCTGAGTAGTAAGAGTCAGCTATTTCCATTGAGTTGAAGAGTACTGAAATAGTGTTGCTCGTTAAGTTGCAAGACTGGCTGCAACGTGCGATGCCACTAAAGAAGCTGGTCTTCCAGTTCAGAtctgattttacatttacacccctcccaacttttttgtttgctatagaagtaaaaagaagaaaacatgtttGTGCATGCTGCGGAAATTGTATGTTATGCTCTGTCTTATCTGTAGTctataaaatgaatttttcttcttttggtgGACAGTCTTCTTCTGCACATTGCATCTATGTTCTGGTGAAATTCATTGTTTTCCTTTGTTTGGCCTCACTCTGATGTGAAATTCCAGTGACCACATGTATCTGGAATGCACAGTATCCCCACATGCCCATAGCAGTGATTCCAGAATCTGTGGAGATCTGtgcagtgattgtgatagtgGTGAGCATCACAAAGAACTTGTGTTATCATTGCCCAGGCTGGGAGCCATTGTGTTCCAGCTACGAGAGGAAATTCCAGAGCTGCAAGAATCTGCAATGCAAAGCAATGTGTACTAGcatgaacgtgtgtgtgtgtgtgtgtgtgtgtgtttgttgttggGGGGTGGTCGGGGTTGTAAAACCCATAAGTAGTTTTAAAGAGAGAAGACACTGGGCTTTACCTATGACCACTGTTTTGCAGGACAGACATAA is a window of Pygocentrus nattereri isolate fPygNat1 chromosome 7, fPygNat1.pri, whole genome shotgun sequence DNA encoding:
- the si:ch211-245j22.3 gene encoding guanylyl cyclase inhibitory protein; the protein is MCHCLLYRGKQLRMGQTATLPSRSGCTYVTQLYEWFRKFLNECPSGLITLHEFRRHFCNGTVGTESAEYAEQIFRTLDNNEDGVVDFREYATAISMLIEGSSVEKLRWSFRLYDKDKDGAITRSEMLEIMQAVYKMSVAASLTKPNSLTAEECTNRIFVRLDKDNNAIISLEEFIEGALDDEWIREMLECDPNTVKVEKSLKGNSVV